In Gemmatimonas sp., the following proteins share a genomic window:
- a CDS encoding type 1 glutamine amidotransferase domain-containing protein, whose amino-acid sequence MSSLGTIAILVGPDYEDLEVWYPKLRLEEAGYHTPLIGNGDALYHGKWGYPATMDGQVADLDPATLCGVVAPGGWAPDKLRRDPAVLSLVRRVFEQGGIVGTICHGPWILISAGIVRGKRMTSSLGIRDDLTNAGALWVDEPAVVDGTIVSARVPKDLPDFTRAMLRALSEPR is encoded by the coding sequence ATGTCGTCACTCGGCACGATCGCCATCCTCGTCGGCCCGGACTACGAAGACTTGGAGGTCTGGTATCCGAAGCTCCGCCTCGAAGAAGCGGGCTATCACACCCCGCTGATCGGCAACGGGGACGCGTTGTATCACGGCAAGTGGGGCTATCCGGCCACAATGGACGGTCAGGTGGCCGATCTCGATCCGGCAACCCTGTGCGGCGTGGTGGCGCCTGGTGGTTGGGCCCCCGACAAGCTGCGGCGCGATCCGGCGGTCCTGTCGCTCGTGCGGCGCGTGTTCGAACAGGGGGGCATCGTGGGCACCATCTGCCACGGCCCGTGGATTCTCATTTCGGCTGGTATCGTGCGCGGCAAGCGCATGACGTCGTCCTTGGGCATTCGGGACGATCTCACCAACGCCGGCGCCCTCTGGGTCGACGAGCCCGCCGTGGTCGATGGCACCATCGTGAGCGCCCGCGTGCCGAAAGATTTGCCGGACTTCACGCGAGCGATGCTGCGCGCACTCAGCGAACCGCGCTAG
- a CDS encoding Rrf2 family transcriptional regulator yields the protein MRLTRFTDNALRCLLLLGLEPERCITVNEIAERMNMSYEHLVKIVHRLSEFGYVETVRGRHGGVRLGKPAGDIALGTLIQQTEENLALVECFDPEHNTCPISSACRLAGTLDEALHAFFAVLDRKTLADILEPKAELVTLLARREPVAVAVRSA from the coding sequence ATGCGACTCACACGATTCACCGACAATGCGTTGCGCTGCCTGCTGCTGCTGGGTCTCGAACCCGAGCGCTGCATTACGGTGAACGAGATTGCCGAACGCATGAACATGTCGTACGAGCATCTCGTGAAAATCGTCCATCGACTTTCTGAGTTCGGCTATGTGGAAACGGTGCGAGGACGGCACGGGGGCGTGCGCCTGGGCAAGCCGGCGGGCGATATCGCACTCGGCACGCTCATTCAACAGACCGAGGAGAACCTCGCGCTCGTGGAGTGTTTCGATCCCGAGCACAACACGTGTCCGATCTCGTCGGCGTGTCGGTTGGCCGGCACGTTGGATGAGGCGCTGCACGCGTTTTTTGCCGTCCTCGATCGGAAGACGCTGGCCGATATCCTCGAGCCGAAAGCCGAGTTGGTGACGCTGCTTGCGCGCCGGGAACCGGTGGCGGTCGCGGTTCGGTCCGCCTAG
- the nosZ gene encoding Sec-dependent nitrous-oxide reductase — MVYGFACAPANRPAGAVGSADAANKVYVAPGQHDEFYAFMSGGFNGQIGVYGLPSGRLLKIIPVFSQFPENGWGYSEETKPMLETTFGNIPWDDLHHTALSQTNGEDDGRWIFVNANNTPRVARVDLNTFEASEILQIPNSGGNHGSPFITSNSEYVIASTRFSVPIPQADVPIADYKKAFKGTISFIAANEPGKMDVAFQLLVPGYDYDLARAGKGPSKDWVFLTSYNSEQAYEKLEINASKADKDFIAAINWKSLEACAKNGKAENWPVDYTHNVMDEFSRVARSETKKSVKMLTPQSCPNSIFFLPTPKSPHGADVDPSGEYIVAGGKLATVIPVHSFTKLQQAIKDKAFETEISGIPVLKYEAILAGEVKDPGLGPLHTEFDGKGYAYTSVFISSEIVKWKLGTWEVVDRTPTYYSVGHLMIPGGATTKPAGKYAVALNKITKDRYLPTGPELTQSAQLYDISGEKMKLILDFPTTGEPHYANAILASKIEKQQKKYYSLAENRHPQVAKAERDAGVERKGKVVHVRMTAIRSHFAPDNIEGVQVGDTVLFHITNLEQDWDIPHGFAIQGAINSELLIMPGETRTLKWIPKSIGVFPMYCTDFCSALHQEMQGYVRVSPVGSSVPLTANTLKAKGQVARAAQRGITLPTPPGSSAGAVDAHAGHPTGTPRPR; from the coding sequence ATGGTGTACGGATTTGCGTGTGCGCCGGCCAATCGCCCCGCCGGGGCCGTCGGCAGTGCCGATGCTGCCAACAAGGTATATGTCGCGCCCGGCCAGCACGATGAGTTCTACGCGTTCATGTCCGGTGGGTTCAACGGACAGATCGGCGTGTACGGCCTGCCATCGGGCCGTCTGCTCAAGATCATCCCGGTGTTCTCGCAGTTCCCTGAGAACGGCTGGGGGTACTCGGAAGAGACCAAGCCGATGCTCGAAACGACGTTCGGCAATATCCCGTGGGATGATCTCCACCACACGGCGCTCTCGCAGACGAATGGCGAAGATGACGGCCGTTGGATTTTCGTCAATGCGAACAATACGCCGCGCGTGGCGCGCGTCGATCTGAACACGTTCGAAGCGTCGGAGATTCTGCAGATCCCGAACTCCGGCGGCAACCACGGGTCGCCATTCATTACGTCGAACAGCGAGTACGTGATCGCCTCCACGCGATTCTCCGTACCGATCCCGCAGGCCGACGTACCAATCGCTGACTACAAGAAGGCGTTCAAGGGCACGATCAGCTTCATCGCAGCGAACGAACCGGGCAAGATGGATGTCGCCTTCCAGCTGCTGGTTCCGGGTTACGACTATGACCTCGCGCGCGCCGGCAAGGGCCCGTCGAAGGATTGGGTATTCCTCACGTCGTACAACTCGGAGCAGGCGTACGAGAAGCTCGAGATCAACGCGTCGAAGGCCGACAAGGACTTCATCGCCGCGATCAACTGGAAGAGCCTCGAAGCGTGTGCGAAGAACGGCAAGGCCGAGAACTGGCCGGTCGACTACACGCACAACGTGATGGACGAGTTCTCCCGCGTGGCCCGCTCGGAGACCAAGAAGAGCGTGAAGATGCTCACGCCGCAGTCCTGCCCGAACTCGATCTTCTTCCTGCCCACGCCGAAATCACCGCATGGCGCCGACGTCGATCCCTCGGGCGAGTACATCGTGGCCGGCGGCAAGCTCGCCACCGTGATCCCGGTGCATTCGTTCACCAAACTGCAGCAGGCGATCAAGGACAAGGCGTTCGAAACGGAGATCAGCGGCATCCCCGTGCTCAAGTACGAAGCGATCCTTGCCGGTGAAGTGAAGGATCCGGGCCTCGGCCCGCTGCACACGGAGTTCGACGGCAAGGGCTACGCGTACACCTCGGTCTTCATCTCGTCGGAGATCGTGAAGTGGAAGCTCGGCACGTGGGAAGTCGTGGATCGCACGCCGACATACTACTCGGTGGGCCACCTCATGATTCCCGGTGGCGCCACGACCAAGCCGGCCGGCAAGTATGCGGTCGCGCTGAACAAGATCACGAAGGACCGCTATCTCCCCACCGGACCCGAGCTCACGCAGTCCGCGCAGCTGTACGACATCTCGGGCGAGAAGATGAAGCTGATTCTCGACTTCCCGACGACCGGCGAACCGCACTACGCGAATGCGATTCTCGCGAGCAAGATCGAGAAGCAGCAGAAGAAGTACTACTCGCTCGCCGAGAACCGTCATCCGCAGGTCGCGAAGGCGGAACGTGATGCCGGCGTGGAGCGGAAAGGCAAAGTGGTGCATGTGCGCATGACGGCCATCCGATCGCATTTCGCACCGGACAATATCGAAGGCGTGCAGGTCGGCGACACCGTGCTCTTCCACATCACGAATCTCGAGCAGGACTGGGACATTCCCCACGGCTTCGCGATTCAGGGGGCGATCAATTCCGAGCTGCTCATCATGCCGGGCGAGACGCGCACGCTGAAGTGGATCCCGAAGTCGATCGGCGTCTTCCCGATGTACTGCACCGATTTCTGCTCGGCGCTGCACCAGGAAATGCAAGGCTACGTCCGCGTGTCACCGGTAGGCTCGAGCGTGCCGCTCACGGCGAACACCCTGAAGGCCAAGGGCCAGGTTGCACGGGCAGCGCAGCGCGGGATCACGCTGCCGACGCCGCCGGGATCCAGCGCAGGCGCGGTAGACGCCCATGCTGGCCACCCCACGGGCACACCGAGACCCCGCTGA
- a CDS encoding nitrous oxide reductase accessory protein NosL, whose protein sequence is MSRSLTSVAVLVLALSASACGSGPRPLVAGEDSCRYCRMTIDDPRFGAMVLTARGRIETFDSIECLAGYVSSLPAASPPRAIWVADVENPSRWLDVTHARFLYGGALHSPMGRRLAALDSAADIDAVRQRLGGELMTWPQVLLLVKQQSVPTAAPAPSPQTRQ, encoded by the coding sequence ATGAGCCGTTCACTCACGTCCGTCGCGGTGCTGGTGCTGGCCCTCTCGGCCAGCGCCTGCGGCTCCGGTCCACGTCCACTCGTCGCGGGCGAAGACTCCTGCCGGTACTGTCGTATGACCATTGACGATCCGCGTTTCGGCGCCATGGTGCTGACGGCCCGCGGACGCATCGAGACGTTCGACTCGATCGAATGTCTGGCGGGGTACGTCTCGTCGCTCCCGGCCGCGTCGCCCCCCCGCGCGATCTGGGTGGCGGACGTCGAAAACCCGTCGCGCTGGCTGGACGTGACCCACGCGCGCTTTCTGTACGGCGGCGCATTGCACTCCCCGATGGGACGCCGGCTCGCCGCATTGGATTCAGCGGCCGATATCGACGCCGTGCGTCAGCGGCTCGGTGGGGAGTTGATGACGTGGCCGCAGGTGCTGTTGCTCGTGAAGCAGCAGTCTGTGCCAACGGCGGCACCTGCCCCGTCACCGCAGACCCGGCAATGA